The nucleotide sequence TGACCTTTGCCTCCTGCGTGACCCCAGGGTATGATGGAGCAGTCTAAGAGGGCCAGTCTGTCAGTGGCTCGCAGCATCCTCAATCACAAAATCATCGGAAAGAAGCTGGAGAGTTACCTCAAGGTACACAAACGCCCATCTcacacagaacccccccccccacctcagaAACACTGACTCTCTGTGCCTCCatgcactcattcactcactcacaatctctctctgaccctgcccttcctctctcctctctgcagggtGAGAACCCCTTCCTCGGTAACCAGGACGACCAAGACCCAGAGGACTCGATGAATATGGAGGTGTCAGAGGCTGAGCTGACCAATGAGAGCCTGGCGGAGACCACCAAGGAAGAGGCGGGGCCAGAGACAACGCAGGAGGCCACCGGGGctgatggggtagaggaggagaagatggaggaggaggggggagtggcggtagcagatggaggggaggaagaggcgCAATTAGAGAagccagtgggaggagagggggacacgCAGGGTGAGGGGGACACGCAGGGTGAGGGGGACACGCAGGGTGAGGGGGACACGCAGGGTGGgggggaggctgagggagagCTGGAGCAggtaggagaggaagaggaggaagggtttGAAGTAGGAGATGAgtttggagaggaggatgagggagtggaAGGAGagctgggagaggaagaggaggatgaaggagtgggaggagaggatgagggtgtGCCGGTAGAGAAGAAAGACGAGGATGCTGACGTGGTCGTCATAGAGTGACCTTTACCCTCAATGACCCTTTGACCTCCCTCTGGACCAATTaatacagccctctctctcccttgtccaGCCAATCCCACTCTAACCCTTCCACAAACAGCCAATCAGATTCATTCATACTTACCGCCCCCCTCCATTCAGAACTGAGACTCACTAATATACTTCTGATACATCTGTTTTCATATATAGTTTCTCTTCTGTGTAAGTAGACTTTTTTTTGTTGTGCCTTTTGAATCTGTCGGTCTGCGTTGGGATATTTTGACAATGTTTCAGTGGGTAGAGGACCGTGAACTTAGTGTTATTGATATGACACACCCCCTACCTGGTATTACTACTGGACGCACTCCCTGTCCGTCATAGCTAGATTCCTAGGAAGTCTGAGCTGATTGGTTCGTCTCTTGTCGACTCCTCCCAAACGTGCAAAACttatttgaaatgtatttgttGGTGTGTTTAGATTGAAAGACTGGGCAGGATTTAGTTTTACAGACTGTTGCTGTTGTCATCCATGTTCTTTTTTGGACAGATGAgaataaatgtttaaaatgttTATCTGTTGGTTTGGTTTCTTTGTTGAGCTGATTTCTTCTAGCCTGATCTCAGATTTTTGTGCTTTTGACAATTCCATTGCTGTTGTCAAGACGCATGACAAAGAATTATAGTCAGCATGAtcgcacaaacagactggctgaTGTTCTGGGTTTAGATTAGAATACGGTCAAGGGTCAAATTCTTTCTTTACACACATGGTGAAAAGGCTCAGGACAACCTTAACACGACACTGTAAATCCAATCATTCACATTGGGTGCAGCAGGATGGTGGCaggcagtggttagagcgttgggccagtaacccggaaggttgctggatccaatcccagagctgacaaggtaaaaatctgtctttctgcccctgagcaagacggttaacccactgttccccgggcgctgaagatgtcgatttaaggcagccccccccacacctctgattcagttgggttaaatgcggaagacttCTTTGTTGAATATATTGTTgtttaactgactaggtatccccctttccctgatcAAAGTAGTGTGTTgtttaactgactaggtatccccctttccctgatcAAAGTAGTGTGTTgtttaactgactaggtatccccctttccctgatcAAAGTAGTGTGTTgtttaactgactaggtatccccctttccctgatcAAAGTAGTGTGTTgtttaactgactaggtatccccctttccctgatcAAAGTAGTGTGTTgtttaactgactaggtatccccctttccctgatcAAAGTAGTGTGTTgtttaactgactaggtatccccctttccctgatcAAAGTAGTGTGTTGTTTAAAAGGGCTTTTGGCAGTTACTACATTTTTGGACTTCTAAATGAACATGTACCCATTAATTAATGAAGAACATTACTTCTAAATGAACATGTACCCATTAATTCATGAACATCACTTCTAAATGAACATGTACCCATTAATTAATGAAGAACATTACTTCTAAATGAACATGTACCCATTAATTCATGAACATCACTTCTAAATGAACGTGTACCCATTAATTCATGAACATCTCTTCTAAACGCCTCCATGAGCTTTTAGTTCAGTTGTCATACCTTATCAGAATCCAAAATATAAGCTTATTTTACTCTGTTTAAAACTATAAtcttgatatcatggatggtcagtccttgcatccatagctctatgaatttgagtgttTATATTTCTTCAGTCCCATCCCTTGGCTTTTTACTGAAACAGCAGGCATTGTTATTTCTGCTACTTTA is from Oncorhynchus gorbuscha isolate QuinsamMale2020 ecotype Even-year unplaced genomic scaffold, OgorEven_v1.0 Un_scaffold_4832, whole genome shotgun sequence and encodes:
- the LOC124028772 gene encoding A-kinase anchor protein 8-like, which encodes MEHFMKKVEAAHCAACDLFIPMQFYVIQKHLKSPDHNFNRKGMMEQSKRASLSVARSILNHKIIGKKLESYLKGENPFLGNQDDQDPEDSMNMEVSEAELTNESLAETTKEEAGPETTQEATGADGVEEEKMEEEGGVAVADGGEEEAQLEKPVGGEGDTQGEGDTQGEGDTQGEGDTQGGGEAEGELEQPIPL